One Thermodesulfobacteriota bacterium genomic region harbors:
- a CDS encoding FAD-dependent oxidoreductase, with protein MPENYQLSRRELIKLAGMGLLSAVVSGACAPKKVTRPPVKPYRNFPMVNVSSDRVVRQAVGLRPFRPSGFVVRYDRLANKDLVHNYGHGGGGLTLSWGTAHIAVEKALPLGHRSCAVIGCGAVGLATARLMQFKGYDVTIYAKDLPPNTTSNVAAGQWSPFTVFDENRITTRFYNEFIRASRLSFGYYRKLIGSYYGVRVVDNFYFGYTIADLPDAIHELPEIYGKLTTLVPGQYPFDEPTCITLRTMLIDSPTYLNAVMNDFRKDGGKIFVRNFSGIGELLTLREPLIMNCTGLGSYFLFGDHELEPVKGQLIVLLPQPEVDYITLVHGAGIYMMPRSDGIMLGGSRDYGNWSLAPDPDVTERIFTRQSEFWKGLPAV; from the coding sequence ATGCCTGAAAATTATCAGCTAAGCCGAAGGGAACTGATAAAGCTCGCGGGGATGGGGCTCCTCTCCGCAGTCGTCTCCGGCGCATGCGCTCCCAAAAAGGTAACCAGGCCTCCCGTAAAGCCATACCGGAACTTCCCGATGGTGAATGTCTCCAGCGACAGGGTAGTGAGGCAGGCAGTCGGCCTGAGACCCTTCCGCCCCTCTGGGTTCGTCGTGCGGTACGACAGGCTCGCGAACAAAGACTTAGTTCACAACTACGGGCACGGCGGAGGCGGGCTTACGCTCTCGTGGGGCACGGCGCACATCGCCGTGGAGAAGGCGCTACCGCTCGGACACAGGAGCTGCGCCGTGATCGGATGCGGGGCCGTGGGGCTTGCGACAGCCAGACTAATGCAGTTCAAGGGATACGACGTCACGATATACGCCAAAGATCTTCCGCCCAACACGACGTCGAACGTGGCGGCAGGTCAGTGGTCCCCGTTCACTGTATTCGACGAAAATAGAATCACAACCCGGTTCTATAACGAATTCATTCGCGCGTCGAGGCTTTCGTTCGGGTATTACAGGAAGCTGATCGGGAGCTACTACGGGGTGAGGGTCGTCGACAATTTCTATTTCGGGTACACGATCGCCGACCTCCCGGACGCCATACACGAGCTCCCCGAGATTTACGGCAAGCTCACGACGCTAGTCCCCGGCCAGTACCCGTTCGACGAGCCCACGTGCATAACGTTAAGGACGATGCTCATAGATTCACCGACCTATCTAAACGCGGTGATGAACGACTTCAGGAAGGACGGCGGGAAGATATTCGTCAGGAATTTCAGCGGAATCGGAGAGCTCCTTACGCTGAGGGAGCCTCTTATAATGAACTGCACGGGACTGGGCTCGTACTTCCTCTTCGGCGACCACGAGCTCGAGCCCGTAAAAGGGCAGCTCATCGTGCTCCTCCCTCAGCCCGAAGTGGATTACATCACGCTCGTACACGGAGCCGGCATATACATGATGCCGCGCTCGGACGGCATAATGCTCGGAGGGTCGAGAGATTACGGGAACTGGAGCCTTGCCCCCGACCCCGATGTTACGGAGCGCATATTCACGAGACAGTCGGAATTCTGGAAGGGACTACCCGCCGTTTAG
- a CDS encoding class I SAM-dependent methyltransferase — protein MKTPADKKSTVREIRERFDADVERFSNLETGQKAVIDAPIMLDLISELAVRIKPDARNVLDIGCGAGNNTIALLRRKGGLDCDLVDLSLPMLERARERLANESAGVVRTFHGDFRELTLPSAHYDIIVAAAVLHHLRDDADWESCFGKIYVLLKPGGVFLVSDMVFSKNGEIQHVMWARYREYLESVGGPGYSGKVFDYIDKEDTPRSLMYQIDLMKRVGFRHTDVLHKNACFAAFVGIK, from the coding sequence ATGAAAACGCCCGCCGATAAGAAATCCACTGTCAGAGAGATAAGAGAGAGGTTCGACGCGGACGTCGAGCGCTTCTCCAATCTCGAGACCGGGCAGAAGGCCGTTATAGACGCCCCTATCATGCTCGACCTCATATCCGAGCTTGCAGTCAGGATAAAACCCGACGCGCGGAACGTGCTCGATATCGGCTGCGGCGCAGGGAACAATACTATAGCTTTACTCAGGAGAAAGGGCGGCCTCGACTGCGATCTCGTAGATCTCAGCCTCCCGATGCTCGAGCGCGCGAGGGAGCGTCTTGCGAACGAGAGCGCCGGAGTTGTAAGAACCTTCCACGGGGATTTCAGGGAGCTCACCCTGCCCTCCGCGCACTATGATATAATCGTCGCCGCAGCCGTGCTCCATCACCTCCGGGACGACGCAGATTGGGAAAGCTGCTTCGGGAAGATATACGTTCTCCTCAAACCGGGCGGCGTGTTCCTCGTTAGCGACATGGTATTCAGCAAGAACGGAGAGATACAGCATGTTATGTGGGCGAGGTACCGTGAATACCTCGAATCGGTCGGCGGCCCCGGCTACAGCGGGAAGGTGTTCGATTACATCGACAAAGAAGACACGCCCCGGAGCCTCATGTATCAGATTGATTTGATGAAGCGGGTCGGGTTCAGACATACGGACGTGCTCCACAAGAACGCGTGCTTCGCGGCGTTTGTGGGGATTAAATGA
- a CDS encoding GNAT family N-acetyltransferase — protein MNPGEEVEVSNLVARSFNEYIAPDFPEEGIEEFFRYANPRALRKRSDGSHFVLVAEADGAIAGMIEIREMRHVSMLFVDKAFHRRGIGKEIFNAALDRIKSESRPPKKVTVHSSRYAVPFYDSLGFVRTGEEKVIHGVIHIPMALTLREGRLLRHENARR, from the coding sequence ATGAACCCCGGCGAGGAGGTCGAGGTTTCGAACCTCGTCGCAAGGTCGTTCAATGAATATATAGCCCCGGATTTTCCCGAGGAAGGCATAGAAGAGTTCTTCAGATACGCCAACCCGCGCGCGCTCAGAAAACGCTCTGACGGCAGCCACTTCGTCCTCGTAGCCGAGGCGGATGGCGCTATAGCAGGGATGATAGAGATAAGGGAGATGAGGCACGTTTCTATGCTATTCGTCGACAAGGCTTTCCACAGGAGGGGTATCGGGAAGGAGATATTCAATGCCGCGCTCGACAGGATCAAATCAGAGAGCCGCCCTCCCAAAAAAGTTACTGTCCACTCATCCCGCTACGCAGTGCCCTTCTACGATAGCCTCGGCTTCGTCCGGACGGGAGAGGAAAAAGTCATACACGGCGTGATACACATACCGATGGCGCTGACGCTCCGGGAAGGTAGACTATTACGCCATGAAAACGCCCGCCGATAA
- a CDS encoding STAS/SEC14 domain-containing protein: MLEIIPFDEGNIIGFRLSGKMEDDEFDKLVGMMEEMLKEHKKLRVYAEVEAFKGMSVNTFMKDLHYSLKHWRDVEREAVVSEKGWMKTWVDFASKLVPNVEVKFFPFEEKEEAKAWVRG; this comes from the coding sequence ATGCTCGAAATCATACCCTTCGATGAAGGGAATATAATCGGGTTCCGTTTGAGCGGGAAGATGGAGGACGACGAGTTCGACAAGCTCGTAGGCATGATGGAGGAGATGCTGAAGGAGCATAAGAAGCTCAGGGTCTATGCCGAGGTCGAGGCGTTCAAGGGCATGTCCGTGAACACCTTCATGAAGGACCTGCATTACAGCTTGAAGCACTGGCGTGACGTCGAGAGAGAAGCGGTCGTCTCCGAGAAGGGATGGATGAAGACCTGGGTCGACTTCGCATCCAAGCTTGTCCCCAACGTCGAGGTCAAATTCTTCCCCTTCGAGGAGAAGGAAGAGGCGAAGGCCTGGGTGCGGGGGTGA
- the ychF gene encoding redox-regulated ATPase YchF: protein MGLKCGIVGLPNVGKSTLFNALTNAGAEVGNFPFTTIDDNVGIIPVSDERLYKIASLVKPQKITPSYLEVVDIAGLVKGASEGKGKGNAFLASIREVDLILHTVRCFEDDNVMHVEGSTDALRDIHIIEDELVLKDLETIERREERLQSQAKSGDKKTKETLEIVTRLREFIENGNKVRNFPLDEESANVVREMYLLTRIPVLYVCNVGEEDIPDASGNEEVRKVREYAGKEGSEVIVLSAKIEAEIAELPYEEKKLFLKELGLESSGLDRLAKVAYDKLGLITYFTQGPKEVRAWTVKAGAKAPQAAGVIHSDFERGFIRAETAAYDDFIAAGSEAALKEAGKMRSEGKEYVVKDGDILLFRFNV from the coding sequence ATGGGACTAAAATGCGGAATAGTAGGGCTTCCCAACGTCGGGAAGTCCACACTTTTTAATGCGCTCACGAACGCCGGGGCCGAGGTCGGGAACTTCCCCTTCACCACTATAGACGACAACGTCGGGATAATACCGGTCTCGGACGAGAGGCTATACAAGATAGCAAGCCTCGTGAAGCCCCAGAAGATAACGCCCAGCTATCTCGAAGTTGTCGACATAGCGGGGCTCGTCAAAGGGGCTTCGGAAGGGAAGGGCAAGGGCAACGCCTTCCTTGCGAGCATCAGGGAAGTGGACCTCATTCTCCATACCGTCCGCTGTTTCGAGGACGACAACGTCATGCACGTCGAGGGCTCGACAGACGCTCTCAGGGACATACATATAATAGAGGACGAGCTCGTGCTGAAAGACCTCGAGACCATCGAGAGGCGCGAGGAAAGGCTCCAGTCGCAGGCGAAGAGCGGGGACAAAAAGACAAAGGAGACGCTCGAGATAGTTACGCGTCTCAGGGAATTCATAGAGAACGGGAACAAGGTCAGGAACTTCCCACTGGATGAGGAATCCGCAAATGTAGTGAGGGAGATGTATCTCCTGACGAGGATACCGGTCCTCTACGTGTGCAACGTCGGCGAAGAGGACATTCCCGACGCCTCCGGTAACGAAGAGGTGCGGAAGGTCAGGGAGTACGCCGGGAAGGAAGGCTCCGAGGTCATAGTACTCTCGGCCAAGATAGAAGCCGAGATAGCCGAGCTGCCCTACGAAGAAAAGAAGCTTTTCTTGAAGGAGCTCGGTCTCGAAAGCTCGGGCCTCGACAGGCTCGCCAAGGTCGCTTATGATAAACTCGGATTGATCACGTATTTCACGCAGGGGCCAAAGGAAGTGAGGGCCTGGACGGTAAAGGCCGGGGCGAAGGCGCCTCAGGCCGCGGGTGTGATACACTCCGACTTCGAGAGGGGGTTCATACGCGCCGAGACAGCGGCATACGATGACTTCATCGCTGCCGGCTCCGAAGCAGCCCTGAAAGAGGCCGGGAAAATGAGGTCGGAAGGGAAGGAATACGTGGTGAAAGACGGGGACATACTCCTCTTCAGGTTCAATGTATAA
- a CDS encoding quinone-dependent dihydroorotate dehydrogenase, whose product MYKEIIRPILDRLDSETFHNIARESLHLAEMTPLTLRLVGLFADGRERFTDKRLRSTLGGVEFENPLIVGAGWDKAGRAIMGLWQLGFAGVEVGSVLEYRQPGNPKPRQFMLSPGVAVNWLGFNSPGMDVVAKNLSRYEGAPVRVGISIGMNRDVPHDDSPRAHAVVAERLYGYADYFAINVSSPNTPGLRMLHEKGRKRDIIQAVNDAMEAKGGRKPLFVKIAPELGFKEVDDILEVAVEHSITGIIAANTADVPEMKAKYGERWRSQPGGLSGDDEDYRRMTTEKVAHIFRQAGDKLEIIGVGGIKNAATALEKIRAGARALQIVTAIRGEGTAVAGKINRGIVEYMEREGVRSLDELVGVDAGK is encoded by the coding sequence ATGTATAAAGAGATAATAAGGCCTATACTCGACAGGCTCGATTCCGAAACATTCCACAACATAGCGAGGGAATCATTACATCTTGCGGAAATGACGCCGCTTACGCTGAGGCTCGTCGGGCTTTTCGCGGACGGGCGCGAGAGGTTCACGGACAAGAGGCTACGCTCAACTCTTGGTGGCGTCGAATTCGAGAACCCGCTCATTGTCGGCGCGGGATGGGATAAAGCTGGGCGCGCTATCATGGGCCTCTGGCAGCTCGGCTTCGCGGGCGTCGAGGTGGGCTCGGTGCTTGAGTACAGGCAGCCGGGGAACCCGAAGCCAAGGCAGTTCATGCTCTCGCCCGGCGTCGCCGTAAACTGGCTCGGGTTCAACAGCCCGGGCATGGACGTAGTGGCGAAGAACCTCTCCAGATACGAAGGCGCGCCCGTGAGGGTAGGCATAAGCATAGGCATGAACAGGGATGTCCCCCACGACGATTCCCCGAGAGCGCACGCCGTCGTCGCGGAGAGGCTCTACGGATACGCCGACTATTTTGCTATAAACGTAAGCTCCCCTAATACGCCCGGCCTCAGGATGCTCCACGAGAAGGGGAGGAAGCGAGATATAATACAGGCCGTGAACGACGCGATGGAAGCTAAGGGCGGGAGGAAGCCGCTCTTCGTCAAGATCGCGCCCGAGCTCGGCTTTAAGGAAGTGGACGACATACTGGAGGTCGCGGTCGAGCATTCGATCACGGGGATAATAGCCGCCAATACTGCGGACGTGCCCGAGATGAAGGCAAAATACGGAGAGAGGTGGAGGAGCCAGCCGGGAGGGCTCAGCGGGGACGACGAGGATTACAGAAGGATGACCACGGAAAAAGTCGCTCACATTTTCAGGCAGGCGGGCGACAAGCTGGAGATAATCGGGGTAGGCGGGATCAAGAACGCCGCGACTGCTTTAGAAAAAATAAGAGCCGGAGCAAGAGCGCTTCAGATCGTGACCGCGATAAGGGGGGAGGGAACGGCAGTAGCCGGGAAGATCAACCGCGGGATTGTCGAGTACATGGAGAGAGAAGGGGTCAGGTCGCTCGACGAGCTCGTCGGCGTCGATGCGGGGAAGTGA